One Phocaeicola dorei genomic region harbors:
- a CDS encoding fimbrillin family protein — protein sequence MKKILFAALAALAITSCSQNEIDGIDNGTPKSKNEIGVNTIVKKSSRATVTSNSSFTSFKLHAYIIKSSDIATSGWGNAYMDGIEYKGGQGNWATTSGTFYWPITEMQFFGYTDDVTYTAPASSSAYPTISYTLPDTPADQKDIIVAYSKDITKPSDNTLNLTFQHILTRINFAAKLADSNYTYTVESITITGAKGGAATYTFGGTEGKGGNWNITGSAPASGYSYTFDNTVTAKDDIYDYTQNNNSLMLYPQSLTDAKITVKYKTEKDNATFFNGSKEVALTGEWTNGQSIRYILTLPVGAEKMSVNTTYDEDWNATDNEQTPKTPVL from the coding sequence ATGAAGAAGATTTTATTTGCAGCTTTAGCTGCATTGGCAATCACAAGTTGCTCACAGAATGAGATTGATGGTATTGACAATGGAACTCCAAAAAGTAAAAATGAAATAGGAGTAAACACGATTGTCAAAAAGAGTTCAAGGGCCACTGTTACAAGTAATAGTAGTTTCACGTCTTTTAAATTACATGCCTATATAATTAAAAGCAGCGATATCGCCACTTCAGGATGGGGTAACGCGTATATGGATGGCATAGAATATAAAGGAGGTCAAGGTAATTGGGCTACAACAAGTGGTACTTTTTATTGGCCTATAACAGAAATGCAATTTTTTGGATATACCGATGATGTAACCTATACAGCACCTGCTAGTTCCAGCGCTTATCCCACCATCAGCTATACCCTTCCTGATACCCCGGCCGATCAGAAAGATATTATAGTAGCTTATTCCAAAGATATAACTAAGCCAAGTGATAATACATTAAACCTTACATTCCAACACATCTTAACCCGTATAAACTTTGCTGCAAAACTAGCTGACAGCAACTATACTTACACAGTTGAAAGCATAACTATCACCGGTGCAAAAGGTGGTGCCGCAACGTACACATTCGGAGGAACTGAAGGAAAAGGTGGAAATTGGAATATCACAGGAAGTGCACCTGCTAGTGGTTATAGCTATACATTTGATAACACCGTAACAGCCAAAGATGATATTTATGATTATACACAAAATAATAATTCATTAATGCTGTACCCACAATCTCTTACTGATGCTAAAATTACAGTCAAGTATAAAACAGAGAAAGATAATGCAACATTCTTTAACGGATCAAAAGAAGTAGCTTTAACAGGAGAATGGACTAATGGGCAAAGTATCCGCTATATACTAACTTTACCGGTTGGTGCAGAAAAAATGAGTGTAAACACAACATATGATGAAGATTGGAATGCCACTGATAACGAGCAAACTCCTAAAACTCCTGTATTATAA
- a CDS encoding DUF5119 domain-containing protein: protein MVDNQEKRKKMKKTRYAILVLLSSLLTLVGCSRREILDDYPVTGINIRLNWEGVTDRLPEGVRIIFYPKDSQGRKIDTYLPAKGGEIKVPPGHYSAVIYNYDTEVVQIKDEGSYETIMACTGSCTGLGAEETKDMVWGPDNFYVATLDDVEIGKEEELPTLEVKPKSVVTTYTFSIKTEGLKNVASILGSVSGMAECYHLGKGASLCRFAPIYCETSKGNGAIKGSFTCFGHPKLTQARADITQFLNLIIVKVDGSKQEAKVEITEAVKPPEDKDEPGGGDEKPQEPEIEIELPDDEKIVVDDVEIPPDESDGGFDGNVSDWDDETNVELPVG from the coding sequence ATGGTTGATAACCAAGAAAAGAGGAAGAAAATGAAAAAGACAAGGTACGCAATTCTTGTACTTTTATCTTCACTATTGACTTTAGTGGGATGCAGCCGCCGCGAGATTCTGGACGATTACCCCGTAACAGGAATAAACATCCGTCTGAATTGGGAAGGAGTAACCGACCGTCTGCCGGAAGGAGTCCGGATCATCTTCTATCCCAAGGACAGCCAAGGAAGGAAGATTGATACCTACTTACCGGCGAAAGGCGGAGAAATAAAAGTACCTCCGGGACATTATTCGGCAGTGATTTACAATTATGACACCGAAGTAGTGCAAATAAAAGACGAAGGTAGCTACGAAACAATAATGGCATGTACAGGAAGCTGTACGGGACTGGGTGCCGAGGAAACAAAAGACATGGTATGGGGACCGGATAATTTTTATGTAGCAACCCTGGACGATGTAGAGATAGGAAAAGAGGAAGAATTACCGACACTAGAGGTAAAACCAAAATCTGTGGTAACCACTTACACTTTTTCAATAAAGACAGAAGGGCTGAAAAATGTTGCATCCATCCTGGGCAGTGTTTCCGGAATGGCTGAATGTTACCACCTGGGCAAAGGAGCCAGCCTATGCCGGTTCGCTCCTATTTATTGTGAAACCAGTAAAGGGAATGGGGCTATAAAAGGGAGTTTTACCTGCTTTGGGCATCCCAAACTGACGCAAGCAAGAGCCGATATCACTCAGTTTCTGAACTTGATTATAGTAAAAGTGGATGGTTCCAAACAGGAAGCGAAAGTAGAAATAACGGAAGCGGTAAAACCTCCTGAAGATAAAGACGAACCGGGAGGAGGTGATGAAAAACCTCAAGAGCCGGAGATAGAGATCGAACTTCCGGATGATGAGAAGATTGTGGTGGATGATGTAGAGATTCCTCCTGATGAAAGTGACGGTGGATTTGATGGGAACGTTAGTGACTGGGATGATGAAACGAATGTAGAATTACCGGTCGGTTAA
- a CDS encoding DUF3575 domain-containing protein translates to MKKRTTIFSIFVLLCLLPNSIYARTIEYETPKDTTLDMTLYFDLNARQVNKDYHRNGKTLTVLDSLLANPAHSIHLNSIILVSPDLYNGKKEQGIPLGQKRSEEVKVFLCGKYPQVNTVQICIRKGEEYGDALRKLILDDRLVPDREDVLALIDYHHDNPVKMQDFLQRLDAGIPYQYISDRVLPELRRTEIRVCLSYPEENGGKNSSAEQAARIEETEFIPIDRETTVTPMTMQVLPQKERTQVIIETEKTVIKVEKKKETKEKRRKKPKEKAARRNQTADNTVLALKNNLLYDLALAPNIEIEIPVGKRWSVNMEYKSPWWSNSSKEICYQLISGGIESRYWLGNRELHNRLNGHFFGLYIEGGIYDFQFKGNGYQGKYYGAAGFTYGYSTLLSRHLALEFSLGIGYLTTEYQKYTPYEGSLVWMSSGNYTFIGPTKAKISLVWLITKKRGRK, encoded by the coding sequence ATGAAAAAACGCACTACTATATTCAGCATATTTGTGCTTTTGTGCCTACTGCCAAATAGCATTTATGCCCGGACAATAGAGTACGAAACCCCCAAAGACACCACGTTGGACATGACGCTCTATTTTGACCTGAATGCCCGACAGGTAAACAAGGATTACCACAGAAACGGTAAAACGCTGACGGTATTGGATTCTCTACTTGCCAATCCTGCCCACAGCATCCATCTTAATTCCATTATTCTGGTTTCACCGGATTTATATAATGGTAAAAAAGAACAGGGCATACCGCTGGGACAAAAAAGAAGTGAGGAAGTAAAAGTGTTCTTATGTGGGAAATATCCGCAGGTCAATACCGTCCAAATCTGTATCCGCAAAGGAGAAGAGTACGGGGATGCCTTACGGAAACTGATACTGGACGACAGACTGGTCCCCGACCGGGAAGATGTATTGGCATTGATAGATTATCACCATGACAATCCCGTAAAAATGCAAGATTTCTTGCAACGCCTGGACGCCGGCATACCTTATCAGTATATTTCTGACCGAGTGCTACCGGAACTCAGACGGACAGAGATAAGAGTCTGCCTGTCTTATCCGGAAGAAAACGGAGGAAAAAACTCCTCCGCAGAACAGGCAGCAAGGATAGAAGAAACTGAATTCATACCGATTGACAGGGAAACGACCGTTACGCCAATGACGATGCAAGTACTTCCACAGAAGGAAAGAACACAAGTAATAATAGAAACAGAAAAAACAGTAATAAAGGTAGAAAAGAAAAAAGAGACAAAAGAGAAACGGAGAAAAAAGCCCAAAGAAAAGGCAGCAAGAAGAAACCAGACAGCCGACAACACAGTGCTTGCACTGAAAAATAATTTATTGTACGACCTGGCACTGGCACCTAATATAGAAATAGAAATTCCTGTAGGAAAGAGATGGTCAGTGAATATGGAATATAAAAGCCCCTGGTGGTCCAACAGCAGTAAAGAAATCTGCTACCAACTGATTTCGGGAGGAATAGAAAGCCGTTACTGGCTGGGCAACCGTGAACTACACAACCGATTGAACGGACATTTCTTTGGATTGTATATCGAGGGAGGTATCTACGACTTTCAGTTTAAAGGAAACGGCTACCAAGGTAAATATTACGGTGCGGCAGGATTCACTTATGGATATTCCACTTTGTTGTCACGACATCTGGCATTGGAATTCAGCCTAGGCATAGGCTATCTGACCACGGAATATCAAAAATATACTCCCTATGAGGGATCACTAGTCTGGATGAGTAGCGGAAATTACACCTTTATAGGCCCTACGAAAGCAAAAATTTCGTTGGTATGGTTGATAACCAAGAAAAGAGGAAGAAAATGA
- a CDS encoding alpha-L-fucosidase — translation MKRHTNLLCLGAAVALLNACAPVVNAPEPVLPVPEKKQVDWQKMETYAFVHFGLNTFNDREWGYGDSDPATFNPVKLDCEQWVKTFVAAGMKGVILTAKHHDGFCLWPTGLTEYCIRNTPYKDGKGDIVRDLSEACKKYGIKFAVYLSPWDRHQVNYGTPEYVDYFYQQLHELLTHYGPVFEIWFDGANGGDGWYGGAKDSRTIDRKNYYDYARAYEMIDKYQPQAVVFSDGGPGCRWVGNENGFAGATNWSFLRAGEVYPGYPKYRELQYGHADGNQWTAAECDVSIRPGWFYHPEEDDRVKTVEQLTDLYYRSVGHNATLLLNFPVNRDGLIHPVDSANAVDFYKNVQKQLANNLLKGVLPIVSNERGGKYTAKAVTDGEYDTYWATEDSVTSAVIEFEWPAPQKVNRMLLQEYIPLGQRVQSFVVEYNKEGEWLPVKLNEETTTIGYKRLLRFETVTTDKLRINFMESRACLCINNIEAYYAGETPDVFTAKAEELKTYPFTLPQVDEAEAGKCADKDAATTCFVDGNTLLIDLGTEQTVSSFHYLPDQSEYNKGLIAAYEISVGMEANAVNQVVSSGEFSNIKNNPILQSVYFTPVTARYVLLKAVRMVENESPMGFAELGVQ, via the coding sequence ATGAAAAGACACACAAACCTTTTATGCTTGGGGGCTGCTGTCGCATTGCTGAATGCTTGCGCCCCGGTGGTGAACGCTCCTGAGCCTGTTCTTCCTGTTCCCGAGAAAAAGCAGGTGGACTGGCAGAAAATGGAAACTTATGCTTTCGTGCATTTCGGACTGAATACTTTTAATGACCGTGAATGGGGTTATGGAGATTCTGACCCTGCCACGTTTAATCCGGTTAAACTGGACTGCGAGCAATGGGTGAAAACTTTTGTGGCGGCAGGGATGAAAGGAGTTATCCTTACGGCAAAACACCATGACGGGTTTTGTCTGTGGCCTACGGGGCTGACCGAATATTGTATCCGTAACACACCTTATAAGGATGGAAAAGGAGATATCGTACGTGACCTTTCGGAGGCTTGTAAAAAGTATGGTATAAAATTCGCTGTCTATCTCTCACCGTGGGACAGGCATCAGGTCAATTATGGAACTCCGGAATATGTGGATTATTTCTATCAACAGTTACACGAATTGCTGACCCATTACGGTCCGGTGTTCGAAATTTGGTTTGATGGAGCTAATGGAGGGGATGGCTGGTATGGCGGAGCCAAAGACTCCCGTACCATAGACCGGAAAAATTATTATGATTATGCGCGTGCATACGAGATGATCGACAAATATCAGCCGCAGGCCGTTGTCTTCTCGGATGGCGGACCCGGATGCCGTTGGGTAGGTAACGAGAATGGCTTTGCCGGAGCTACAAACTGGTCTTTCCTGCGTGCCGGAGAGGTTTATCCGGGATATCCTAAATACAGGGAACTGCAATACGGTCATGCGGACGGCAATCAGTGGACGGCTGCCGAGTGTGATGTGTCTATCCGTCCGGGCTGGTTTTATCATCCGGAGGAAGATGACAGGGTGAAGACGGTGGAGCAATTGACAGACCTTTATTACCGCAGTGTGGGGCACAATGCGACTTTGTTGCTCAATTTCCCTGTAAACCGGGATGGGCTGATTCATCCGGTAGATTCGGCGAATGCGGTTGACTTTTATAAGAATGTTCAGAAACAGCTGGCAAACAATCTGTTGAAAGGTGTTCTTCCGATAGTTTCCAATGAACGGGGTGGAAAGTACACTGCAAAGGCGGTGACGGATGGAGAATATGATACATATTGGGCTACGGAGGATAGTGTCACATCGGCTGTCATCGAGTTTGAATGGCCGGCTCCGCAAAAGGTGAACCGTATGCTGTTGCAGGAATATATTCCGTTGGGGCAGCGTGTACAATCCTTTGTGGTGGAATATAATAAAGAAGGGGAGTGGCTGCCTGTGAAGCTGAATGAAGAGACAACCACAATCGGTTATAAACGTTTGCTTCGTTTTGAAACAGTCACTACGGACAAACTTCGTATAAACTTTATGGAATCACGCGCTTGCTTGTGTATCAATAATATAGAGGCTTATTATGCAGGAGAAACCCCGGATGTGTTTACTGCGAAAGCGGAAGAACTGAAAACGTATCCGTTTACATTGCCGCAGGTAGATGAGGCGGAAGCCGGAAAATGTGCGGATAAAGATGCCGCCACGACTTGCTTTGTGGATGGCAATACGCTTTTGATAGATTTAGGTACGGAACAGACTGTTTCTTCCTTCCATTATCTACCCGATCAGAGCGAGTATAACAAAGGACTGATAGCTGCTTATGAGATTTCAGTGGGTATGGAGGCCAATGCTGTGAATCAAGTGGTGAGCAGCGGGGAATTCTCGAATATCAAGAATAATCCGATTCTCCAATCGGTTTATTTCACTCCGGTAACGGCTAGATATGTATTGCTGAAAGCAGTGAGGATGGTGGAAAACGAGAGTCCGATGGGCTTTGCCGAATTAGGAGTGCAATGA
- the dprA gene encoding DNA-processing protein DprA — protein sequence MTQDEQICSLALTRIPGLGLTGAFRLVSSLGSATRVFEHRKELSQLVPGVSEKIITALNNSEAFRRAEQELTFCEKNHIRCLTLNDEGYPSRLRECDDAPLALFYRGNADLNTLHIINIVGTRHATPYGQDICTRFLADLSALYPDTLIVSGLAYGIDIHAHRAALQNHFKTIGVLAHGLDRIYPAEHRKTAVSMLEQGGLLTEFTSGTNPDRQNFVKRNRIVAGMSDATVVIESAAKGGALITAELAESYHRDCFAFPGRCNDEYSIGCNNLIRKNQAVLITSAEDLVKGMGWESSPKTEKTVQRELFPDLSEEEERIVKRLGKIPEGLQINTLVIDTNIPVNRMSALLFELEMKGVIRALAGGVYRLIM from the coding sequence ATGACACAAGACGAACAAATTTGCAGCCTGGCCCTGACCCGGATACCGGGATTGGGACTGACAGGCGCATTCAGACTGGTGAGCAGTCTGGGAAGCGCCACCCGTGTTTTCGAACACCGCAAAGAGCTGTCACAATTGGTCCCCGGAGTAAGCGAAAAGATCATTACTGCGTTGAATAACTCCGAAGCTTTCCGGCGTGCAGAGCAGGAATTAACTTTCTGTGAGAAAAATCATATCCGCTGCCTCACCTTAAATGATGAAGGTTATCCCAGCCGTTTGCGTGAATGTGATGATGCTCCGCTAGCTTTATTTTATCGGGGAAATGCCGATCTGAACACGCTGCATATTATTAATATAGTAGGAACCCGTCATGCCACCCCTTATGGGCAGGATATCTGCACCCGTTTCCTTGCCGACCTGTCGGCACTGTACCCGGACACCTTGATAGTAAGCGGACTGGCATACGGCATTGATATCCATGCACATCGCGCCGCCCTGCAGAATCATTTCAAGACCATAGGTGTATTGGCCCACGGACTGGACCGCATTTATCCTGCCGAACATCGGAAGACAGCCGTCAGCATGTTGGAACAGGGAGGTTTGCTGACCGAATTTACAAGCGGAACCAACCCCGACAGGCAAAATTTCGTGAAACGAAACCGCATTGTAGCAGGTATGAGTGACGCCACCGTCGTTATCGAGTCCGCCGCCAAAGGGGGAGCCCTCATCACCGCCGAACTGGCGGAAAGTTATCACCGGGACTGTTTTGCCTTTCCGGGACGATGCAATGATGAATATTCCATAGGCTGCAACAATCTGATAAGGAAAAACCAGGCAGTGCTTATCACATCGGCCGAGGATTTAGTGAAGGGTATGGGATGGGAAAGCAGCCCCAAAACTGAGAAAACAGTACAACGGGAATTGTTCCCTGATTTAAGCGAGGAAGAAGAACGAATAGTAAAACGACTCGGCAAAATACCGGAAGGATTACAAATCAACACATTGGTGATAGACACCAACATACCTGTAAACCGAATGAGTGCATTACTGTTTGAATTAGAAATGAAAGGGGTGATACGAGCACTGGCAGGAGGAGTGTACCGATTAATAATGTAA
- a CDS encoding acyl-CoA thioesterase: MEKYIYELKMKVRDYECDLQGIVNNANYQHYLEHTRHEFLTSVGISFARLHEEGVDPVVARLTMAFKTPLRSGDEFVSKLYLKKEGIKYVFYQDIFRLPDMKVTVKATVESVCVVNGRLGDSALFDETFAPYLSE, from the coding sequence ATGGAAAAGTATATTTATGAACTGAAGATGAAGGTACGCGATTATGAATGCGACCTGCAGGGTATTGTGAACAATGCCAACTATCAACATTATCTGGAACATACACGCCATGAGTTTCTCACATCCGTAGGTATCAGCTTCGCGCGTTTGCACGAGGAAGGAGTGGACCCGGTAGTGGCACGGCTCACCATGGCGTTCAAAACTCCGCTGCGCAGCGGTGACGAATTCGTTTCTAAACTCTATCTGAAAAAAGAAGGTATTAAATATGTGTTCTATCAGGACATCTTCCGTCTGCCCGACATGAAAGTGACTGTCAAGGCCACTGTAGAATCAGTATGCGTGGTAAACGGCAGATTAGGGGACAGCGCTCTATTTGACGAGACTTTCGCCCCCTACTTGAGCGAATGA
- a CDS encoding tRNA-dihydrouridine synthase family protein codes for MKLYAAPLQGFTEAPWRNFHEEVFGGIDAYYTPFVRIERGGFRNRDVRDIAPENNTVSHVVPQLIASTPVELERLAALFTEKGYKEADFNMGCPFPLVARKHKGSGILPYPAEVEALLKELTHYPELSFSVKMRLGWESADEWRPLLPLLNAAPLRRIVLHPRIGKQQYKGEVDLAAFTAFYEECAHPLVYNGDLLTVEDIRKVEEKFPCLEGVMLGRGLLANPALAWEYVNGISFSPDKLHEKVKALHARLLQYYEAHLQGEAQLLSKMKPYWEYLLPDADRKIKKAIKKATTMDKYLTAVNQL; via the coding sequence ATGAAACTATATGCTGCGCCTTTACAAGGTTTTACGGAAGCCCCCTGGAGAAACTTTCATGAGGAAGTTTTTGGTGGAATAGATGCGTATTATACTCCTTTTGTACGAATAGAGAGAGGAGGATTCCGTAACAGGGATGTACGGGACATTGCTCCCGAAAACAATACGGTTTCCCATGTAGTGCCTCAGCTCATCGCGTCCACTCCTGTCGAGCTGGAACGGTTGGCCGCTTTGTTTACAGAGAAAGGATATAAGGAAGCGGATTTTAATATGGGGTGTCCTTTTCCGCTGGTTGCAAGAAAGCACAAGGGCTCCGGCATATTGCCTTATCCTGCCGAGGTAGAAGCTTTATTGAAAGAGTTGACACATTATCCTGAACTGAGTTTTTCGGTTAAGATGAGATTGGGATGGGAGAGTGCGGATGAATGGCGGCCGTTGTTGCCTTTGCTGAACGCTGCCCCCTTGCGGCGGATCGTTCTGCATCCGCGTATCGGGAAGCAACAGTACAAAGGAGAGGTGGACTTGGCTGCGTTCACCGCTTTCTATGAGGAGTGCGCGCATCCGTTGGTATATAACGGCGATTTACTGACGGTGGAGGATATCCGGAAAGTGGAAGAGAAATTTCCCTGCCTGGAGGGCGTCATGCTGGGACGCGGGTTGCTGGCCAATCCTGCATTGGCTTGGGAATATGTAAACGGAATCTCTTTTTCTCCCGATAAATTGCATGAAAAGGTGAAGGCGCTTCACGCACGCCTTCTTCAATATTATGAAGCCCATTTACAGGGAGAGGCGCAATTGCTGAGTAAAATGAAGCCTTATTGGGAATACCTGCTGCCCGATGCGGACCGGAAGATAAAGAAAGCAATAAAGAAGGCTACAACGATGGATAAGTATTTGACGGCGGTGAACCAGCTGTAA
- a CDS encoding DUF3874 domain-containing protein — MMKEMIRKVMEWCKLWNGETATAKQAGPSSDKREKEQAADNREVQDRLENYLWKHYEFRFNVLTEQPEYCAKGQGTDTPYKIVTQRTLNTLCLEAHRHRINCWDKDVSRLLHSERLEDYHPFLTYMDALPQWDGVDRITPLAQRISKKTFWINGFHRWMLGMAAQWSGRMDRCANAVAPMLVSRMQGKCKSTFCQLLMPDGLRDYYTDSFELTGQSGCEQKLAQFGLINLDEYDRLSPQKLPLLKTLMQMKKLDFRKSHRSSYSHLPRMASFIGTSNHKDLLTDPTGSRRYLCAEVKEKIDCTPLEHKQLFAQLKAELDGGERYWFSAEEEAELQLRNREFYAMPVEQEVFYRCFRLPEAGEEFKLYSASVIFTILQSRYPAAMRGMTVVRFGKMMSAMGAERMHTEKGNLYKVVLAA, encoded by the coding sequence ATGATGAAAGAAATGATTCGGAAGGTGATGGAATGGTGCAAGTTATGGAACGGTGAAACTGCAACGGCGAAACAGGCAGGCCCTTCTTCGGATAAAAGGGAAAAAGAACAGGCTGCGGATAATCGGGAAGTACAAGACCGTCTGGAGAACTACTTGTGGAAACACTATGAGTTCCGTTTCAACGTGTTGACGGAACAGCCCGAATATTGCGCGAAGGGGCAAGGGACGGACACACCTTATAAGATAGTGACTCAGCGTACCTTGAACACCTTGTGCCTGGAAGCGCACCGTCATCGCATCAATTGCTGGGATAAAGATGTGAGCCGCCTGCTCCATTCGGAACGCTTGGAAGATTATCACCCTTTCCTTACTTATATGGATGCACTGCCCCAATGGGACGGAGTGGACCGTATCACTCCGCTGGCGCAGCGCATCTCGAAGAAAACTTTCTGGATAAACGGCTTCCACCGCTGGATGCTGGGAATGGCCGCCCAGTGGTCAGGACGCATGGACCGTTGCGCCAATGCAGTGGCCCCTATGTTGGTGAGCCGTATGCAGGGCAAGTGTAAATCTACTTTTTGTCAGTTATTGATGCCCGATGGGTTGCGGGATTATTACACGGACAGTTTTGAGTTGACGGGCCAGTCGGGCTGCGAACAGAAACTGGCGCAGTTCGGGCTGATTAATCTGGATGAGTATGACCGTCTTTCTCCTCAAAAACTGCCGTTGCTCAAGACACTGATGCAGATGAAGAAGTTGGATTTCCGTAAGTCTCACCGTTCATCCTACAGTCACCTGCCCCGTATGGCCTCGTTTATAGGAACCAGTAATCATAAGGACTTGCTGACCGACCCTACGGGCAGCCGCCGTTATCTTTGTGCCGAGGTGAAGGAGAAAATAGACTGCACGCCGCTGGAGCACAAGCAATTGTTTGCCCAATTGAAGGCGGAGCTGGACGGCGGCGAGCGTTATTGGTTTTCGGCCGAAGAGGAAGCGGAACTGCAATTGCGCAACCGCGAGTTCTATGCCATGCCCGTAGAGCAGGAGGTGTTCTACCGTTGCTTCCGTCTGCCCGAGGCAGGAGAGGAGTTCAAACTCTATTCGGCTTCGGTCATTTTCACCATTTTGCAGAGCCGTTATCCTGCCGCTATGCGCGGCATGACGGTGGTGCGTTTCGGCAAGATGATGAGCGCCATGGGGGCGGAACGGATGCATACGGAGAAAGGAAATCTGTACAAGGTGGTGCTGGCGGCATAA
- the fucO gene encoding lactaldehyde reductase: MINRFVLNEVSYFGPGAREVLPQEIKRLGLHKAFVATDKDLIKFGVADKVLKVLENAGIPYEIFSEIKPNPTVSNVKAGVEAFAKSGADFILAIGGGSSIDTSKAIGIITNNPDFSDVVSLEGVAPTKKKSVPIIALPTTAGTAAEVTINYVITDEENHKKMVCVDPNDIPAIAIVDAELMYTLPKGLTASTGLDALTHAIEGLITKGAWEMSDMFEIKAIEMIARYLETAVFEPTNAEARNGMAVAQYIAGMAFSNVGLGVVHGMAHPLGAIFDIPHGVANALLLPVIMEFNVPAALPKYVDIAKAMNVYKDGMSQEEAAKAAVEAVKALSVKVGIPQHLSELGIKEEDLPRLAASAIADVCTPGNPREVTEEIILELYKKAF; the protein is encoded by the coding sequence ATGATTAACAGATTCGTATTAAACGAAGTATCTTACTTCGGCCCGGGTGCGCGTGAAGTGCTTCCACAAGAGATTAAACGTTTGGGCTTGCATAAGGCATTTGTTGCTACAGACAAGGATTTGATTAAATTCGGTGTGGCTGATAAAGTGTTGAAAGTATTGGAGAATGCAGGTATTCCATACGAAATATTCAGTGAAATCAAACCGAATCCTACCGTAAGTAACGTAAAGGCAGGAGTTGAAGCTTTTGCAAAATCAGGAGCGGACTTTATTCTGGCTATCGGCGGCGGTTCGTCTATCGATACTTCGAAAGCGATTGGTATCATCACTAATAATCCTGACTTCAGTGATGTGGTGTCACTGGAAGGTGTGGCTCCTACAAAGAAAAAGTCAGTGCCTATCATTGCACTGCCCACTACCGCCGGTACTGCCGCCGAGGTGACTATCAACTATGTCATCACGGATGAGGAAAACCATAAGAAGATGGTTTGTGTAGACCCGAACGATATTCCCGCCATCGCTATTGTGGATGCGGAACTGATGTACACTTTACCTAAAGGGCTGACTGCTTCTACCGGTTTGGACGCACTGACCCACGCCATCGAAGGGTTGATAACCAAAGGCGCTTGGGAAATGAGCGATATGTTTGAGATCAAGGCGATCGAAATGATTGCCCGTTATCTGGAAACTGCTGTTTTCGAGCCTACCAATGCGGAAGCTCGTAACGGCATGGCCGTGGCACAGTACATTGCAGGTATGGCATTCTCTAATGTAGGCTTGGGCGTGGTTCACGGTATGGCTCATCCGTTGGGAGCTATCTTCGATATTCCTCACGGTGTGGCTAATGCACTGTTGCTGCCTGTCATTATGGAGTTCAATGTTCCGGCTGCTTTGCCCAAATATGTAGATATCGCCAAGGCGATGAATGTGTACAAGGATGGCATGAGCCAGGAAGAGGCTGCGAAGGCGGCTGTTGAGGCGGTGAAGGCATTGTCTGTCAAGGTAGGTATCCCTCAACATTTGTCTGAACTGGGCATTAAGGAAGAAGACTTGCCTCGTCTGGCCGCTTCGGCTATTGCCGATGTGTGTACGCCGGGCAATCCTCGTGAAGTGACGGAAGAAATTATTCTGGAACTTTACAAGAAGGCGTTTTAA